GCtttattttttccaaaacatAGTTGTGCCTTATGCCTTCAGAAACGGTTCTTAGTTAATGTTTATCTGTTTAACCGTTTTGGAATTGAGTCACTATTATCAAGCGCTGCTGGTTAGTCATAAACCAGTGTTAGATCAGTCTCTCCTCCTTGGGTAATTTCAGTGCGTCAGGCGTCTCCACACTACGTGCTCCTGACTGCTCCTCTGCGCTGGGTTGATACGTCCCTTCCGTCTGTCTCTTCTTCTTTACCACGCAGAACAGAAACACCAGAACAGCTGTCAAAATAGCCAGCAGTCCCACGACCACAGTTGGTACTACAATGGCCACGATATTAGGGTCCTGGACAAAGAAAAGTAGGGATGTTATCAACTAGAGTACAACAGAACTGCATAAATAAACCAGACATTGTGATATGTTTTTATTCCAAGGCAATTCAGAAT
The nucleotide sequence above comes from Carassius gibelio isolate Cgi1373 ecotype wild population from Czech Republic chromosome B3, carGib1.2-hapl.c, whole genome shotgun sequence. Encoded proteins:
- the LOC127952875 gene encoding protein crumbs homolog 3, whose translation is MIRQVGRLAGSFLLLLLLRNVSVLGEMNIMPNNTTTPSSDPNIVAIVVPTVVVGLLAILTAVLVFLFCVVKKKRQTEGTYQPSAEEQSGARSVETPDALKLPKEERLI